Below is a genomic region from Xylophilus sp. GW821-FHT01B05.
GGCGGACAGGTCCGGCCGCTTCCAGACGTCGCCAAAGAGCGTGACCTGCATGTAGCGATCCAGCGCGGGGGCCACGCTGCGAACATCGGCCGATGTTGGCGACGGCACGTTGTTGGCATGGGTCAAGGTCGACGCCACCATCGAAAGCGATGCCATGGCAGTGGGCAGGATTTTCATGTGCTTGAATCTTTCGGTGAAAGTGCGGGCCATCGGGAACGTCGTCACTTGCCGTATTGCTCGTCGGTGACCTTGTCCATCCATTCGACGTTTTTGCCGCCGAGCGACTCCTGAATGGCAATGTGGGTCATGCTGTTGGAGGCGGTCGCGCCATGCCAATGCTTCACGCCAGGCGGGGTCCAGACCACATCGCCGGGCTTGATCTGCTGCTTTTCCCCACCCTCCTGCTGGACCCAGCCGGCGCCGGCGGTGACGATCAGTGTCTGCCCCAGCGGATGTGTATGCCAGGCAGAGCGGGCGCCAGGCTCAAACGTGACGGCACCAGCGGAGGTGCGCGAGGGCTCTTTCGGCTGGAACAACGGATCGACGCGAACCGCGCCCGTGAAGTTCTGCGCCGGCCCCTTGAATGAGGGTTGTGAACCGCTGCGCGTCAGCACCATGTCATTGGCATGGGCAGCCAGGGACAGAAG
It encodes:
- a CDS encoding cupin domain-containing protein, whose translation is MVLTRSGSQPSFKGPAQNFTGAVRVDPLFQPKEPSRTSAGAVTFEPGARSAWHTHPLGQTLIVTAGAGWVQQEGGEKQQIKPGDVVWTPPGVKHWHGATASNSMTHIAIQESLGGKNVEWMDKVTDEQYGK